The Streptomyces sp. HUAS CB01 genome has a segment encoding these proteins:
- a CDS encoding chlorinating enzyme, producing the protein MTIDQQRPTPAAQIANNAVVPEDIRADIEQFGIDGFTGPIKLYEPEEAEALIREIRINNQDSSRALYKNSVNYDRHFDIPELSRHVTHPTIVKYLTAILGPDVLNWRTEWFPKFPGAKATEWHQVRDYSYANGKPQLLPTESEWNAYIDITVWTTFTPATRDRACMKFVRGSQRDWIFDEHKATDAGRGTDYDVAHASTGFFGYDFADFKIDPNWEPRPEDVVELEMKPGEAVIFTASCVHGSTPNLTARETRFAIASRYVPTHVRVYPDQDSFSAHGATFDLSEYGSVLVAGENRYEHNRIRTHNNHGVPFGWTES; encoded by the coding sequence ATGACCATCGACCAGCAGCGCCCGACCCCCGCGGCACAGATCGCGAACAACGCGGTCGTCCCGGAGGACATCAGGGCCGACATCGAGCAGTTCGGCATCGACGGCTTCACGGGCCCGATCAAGCTGTACGAGCCCGAGGAGGCCGAGGCGCTGATCCGCGAGATCCGCATCAACAACCAGGACTCCTCGCGGGCCCTGTACAAGAACAGCGTCAACTACGACCGGCACTTCGACATCCCGGAGCTCAGCCGCCACGTCACCCACCCGACGATCGTCAAGTACCTGACCGCGATCCTCGGCCCCGACGTCCTGAACTGGCGTACGGAGTGGTTCCCGAAGTTCCCCGGAGCGAAGGCCACCGAGTGGCACCAGGTCCGCGACTACAGCTACGCCAACGGCAAGCCGCAGCTCCTCCCCACCGAGTCGGAGTGGAACGCCTACATCGACATCACCGTCTGGACGACCTTCACCCCCGCCACCAGGGACCGCGCCTGCATGAAGTTCGTCCGCGGCTCGCAGCGCGACTGGATCTTCGACGAGCACAAGGCCACCGACGCCGGCCGGGGCACCGACTACGACGTCGCCCACGCCAGCACGGGATTCTTCGGCTACGACTTCGCCGACTTCAAGATCGACCCGAACTGGGAGCCGCGCCCCGAGGACGTCGTCGAACTGGAGATGAAGCCGGGCGAGGCCGTCATCTTCACCGCCTCCTGCGTCCACGGATCCACCCCGAACCTCACCGCACGCGAGACCCGCTTCGCCATCGCGTCGCGCTACGTGCCCACGCACGTCCGCGTCTACCCGGACCAGGACTCCTTCAGCGCCCACGGCGCGACCTTCGACCTGTCGGAGTACGGCAGCGTCCTGGTGGCCGGCGAGAACCGCTACGAGCACAACCGCATCCGGACCCACAACAACCACGGCGTGCCGTTCGGCTGGACCGAGAGCTGA
- a CDS encoding thioesterase II family protein, translated as MSPADRWLRRHPVRGAVRTRLVCLPHAGGTAGSFAGWAGLLPAGTELIAVQYPGRQDRIAEEPVREMAGMADLLAEALRPLLDRPMLLFGHSMGTGLAYEVAGRLERTDGFVMDHVFVSARPAPHRIDGEHRHRLTDDELVAAMRRLGGPDAAVYDHTALLPLILPPLRADLALLDRYRPERLVPLRAPLTVLGGEDDDTCPVGELPVWAEATTASTRVRLFPGGHHYLRECEEEVVSEVSAALSRAATVRPR; from the coding sequence ATGAGCCCCGCGGACCGATGGCTGCGCCGTCACCCGGTCCGGGGGGCCGTGCGGACCCGGCTGGTCTGCCTCCCGCACGCCGGCGGCACCGCGGGGTCCTTCGCCGGCTGGGCCGGCCTGCTGCCCGCCGGAACGGAACTGATCGCCGTGCAGTACCCCGGACGGCAGGACCGGATCGCCGAGGAACCGGTCCGAGAGATGGCCGGGATGGCGGACCTGCTGGCCGAGGCGCTGCGCCCGCTGCTGGACCGCCCGATGCTCCTCTTCGGGCACAGCATGGGAACCGGGCTGGCCTACGAGGTGGCCGGACGGCTGGAACGCACTGACGGCTTCGTGATGGACCACGTCTTCGTCTCCGCCCGGCCCGCGCCGCACCGGATCGACGGCGAACACCGGCACCGGCTGACCGACGACGAACTCGTCGCCGCCATGCGCCGGCTGGGCGGTCCCGACGCCGCGGTGTACGACCACACGGCCCTGCTCCCGCTCATCCTGCCTCCGCTGCGGGCGGACCTGGCGCTGCTGGACCGGTACCGCCCGGAGCGGCTCGTACCGCTACGGGCGCCGCTGACGGTGCTGGGCGGCGAGGACGACGACACCTGCCCGGTCGGGGAACTTCCCGTCTGGGCCGAGGCCACCACCGCGTCCACGCGGGTGCGGCTCTTCCCCGGCGGGCACCACTATCTGCGGGAATGCGAGGAGGAAGTGGTGTCCGAGGTGTCGGCGGCACTGTCACGTGCCGCCACCGTGCGACCGCGGTGA
- a CDS encoding 2-isopropylmalate synthase: MTEAPPSPLTVSGLRTPLGPRRPDQPWWNTQRGSAMPFRRYARSEPRLPAGLPDRTWPSKSLVKAPIWASVDLRDGNQALSSPMDIERKGRMFDLLVRMGFKDIEVGYPSASDADFSFLRALIEEDRIPDDVTISVFTPARPELIDRTFQAIEGADRAMVHLCNATACLWREVVFGMTADEVQGMALRSAEQIARRAEAAKGTRLRFEYSPETFNVTEPEYVLQVSNAITSLWEASPDRPVTLNLPTTVETDSPNVFADQVEWMHRHLDHRESVILSVHPHNDRGTAVASAELAVMAGADRIEGTLFGNGERTGNVCLATLALNLFSQGVDPQLDFSDIDEIRSTVEYANQLPVGPRHPYGGDLVYTAFSGTHQDAIAKGLDAVERQAREAGTSTTEVPWDVPYLPIDPKDVGRTYESVVRVNSQSGKSGVAHVLKSAYGLDLPRGMRVELAKRVQQVADGDGTELTSRELRAIFDRMYLESERPALLLKEFRTTAGEGGTVVDALVVDRDGRESRLTGTGPDAAAAYADALAGHGTRAELTALTGHSVSDSLGTRYAAYAQLTVSGATWYGAALDTDEERARLGAVTSAVNRAAA, from the coding sequence ATGACCGAGGCGCCGCCGTCGCCCCTCACGGTTTCGGGACTCAGGACTCCTCTCGGACCACGTCGCCCCGACCAGCCGTGGTGGAACACCCAGCGTGGCTCCGCGATGCCGTTCCGGCGGTACGCGCGCTCCGAACCGCGTCTTCCGGCGGGGCTTCCCGACCGCACCTGGCCGTCGAAGTCGCTGGTCAAGGCCCCGATCTGGGCGTCCGTCGACCTCCGGGACGGAAACCAGGCGCTCAGCAGCCCGATGGACATCGAGCGCAAGGGCCGGATGTTCGACCTGCTGGTCCGCATGGGATTCAAGGACATCGAGGTGGGCTATCCGTCCGCCAGTGACGCGGACTTCTCGTTCCTGCGCGCACTGATCGAAGAGGACAGAATTCCCGACGACGTGACGATTTCCGTCTTCACGCCGGCCCGCCCGGAATTGATCGACCGGACCTTCCAGGCCATCGAGGGCGCGGACCGCGCCATGGTGCACCTGTGCAATGCGACGGCCTGTCTGTGGCGCGAGGTCGTATTCGGGATGACGGCCGACGAGGTGCAGGGAATGGCGCTGCGGTCGGCCGAGCAGATAGCCCGACGGGCGGAGGCCGCCAAGGGGACCCGGCTGCGTTTCGAGTACTCGCCGGAGACCTTCAACGTGACCGAACCGGAATACGTACTGCAGGTGTCCAACGCGATCACCTCCCTGTGGGAGGCGAGCCCGGACCGACCGGTCACCCTCAATCTGCCGACCACGGTCGAGACCGACTCGCCGAACGTCTTCGCCGACCAGGTCGAGTGGATGCACCGGCATCTCGACCACCGGGAGTCCGTGATCCTCTCCGTGCACCCGCACAACGACCGCGGCACCGCCGTCGCCTCCGCCGAACTGGCGGTCATGGCCGGTGCCGACCGCATCGAGGGCACCCTCTTCGGCAACGGGGAGCGCACCGGAAACGTGTGCCTGGCCACTCTCGCACTCAACCTCTTCAGCCAGGGCGTGGACCCCCAGCTGGACTTCTCCGACATCGACGAGATCCGCTCCACGGTGGAGTACGCCAACCAACTGCCCGTCGGCCCGCGCCACCCGTACGGAGGCGACCTCGTCTACACCGCCTTCTCCGGCACCCACCAGGACGCCATCGCCAAGGGCCTCGACGCCGTCGAGCGGCAGGCCCGCGAGGCGGGCACCAGTACCACCGAAGTGCCGTGGGACGTCCCGTACCTGCCCATCGACCCCAAGGACGTCGGCCGGACCTACGAATCGGTGGTCCGGGTCAACAGCCAGTCCGGCAAGAGCGGTGTCGCGCACGTCCTCAAGAGCGCGTACGGGCTCGACCTTCCCCGCGGTATGCGGGTCGAGCTGGCGAAGCGGGTCCAGCAGGTCGCCGACGGCGACGGCACCGAACTCACCTCCCGCGAACTGCGCGCCATATTCGACCGGATGTACCTGGAGAGCGAGCGGCCCGCGCTGCTCCTCAAGGAGTTCCGGACGACGGCGGGGGAGGGCGGCACCGTCGTGGACGCGCTGGTCGTCGACCGCGACGGCCGCGAGAGCCGGCTGACCGGTACGGGCCCGGACGCGGCGGCCGCGTACGCCGACGCCCTGGCCGGCCACGGCACACGTGCCGAACTCACGGCGCTGACCGGCCACTCCGTCAGCGACAGCCTCGGCACCCGGTACGCCGCGTACGCGCAACTGACCGTGAGCGGAGCGACGTGGTACGGCGCGGCCCTGGACACCGACGAGGAGCGCGCGCGGCTGGGCGCCGTCACCTCCGCCGTCAATCGCGCCGCCGCCTGA
- a CDS encoding amino acid adenylation domain-containing protein, whose product MSLKGRRLPLPDDLLVHRVFESHARRHPDRTALTCDGVRLTYAELNERANRFAHHLIGLGAGRGSVVGVCLDRTPDLLTAVLGTLKAGAAYVPLDPTYPAERLRLMVSQLDALELVVASAETTDLIGDVPGEAVRIDTLAADLAGQPATDPAVDLANDDLCYVVFTSGSTGTPKAIAVRHDGWYNLLEWLRVAYGLDAGSSGLTVSSFGFDISQRGLMSPLFCGAAIHLLPSRAFDTGMAYRLIAAHGVRQLHCAPSTLYVLIDYERAVGGDALTKVGHVFIGGEPLTVARVEEWATRPGNECVLLHQYGVAECTDVATSHELADYARYRGAATPVGAPVHNTEIRILDDGLSEVPDGETGEICISGRSVSAGYLNASAADHRNFTELDTPDGPVRVYRTGDRGYATPDGELVVVGREDAQVKIRGMRMDLGDVEHAIRGHALVEDAVVLAVPDAAGELGLVGFVLPAGPRLDTRDLYRDLLETLPRNMVPQEFTVLDAFPLSPNGKTDRRAMTALARA is encoded by the coding sequence ATGTCCCTCAAAGGCAGGCGACTGCCCCTGCCCGACGACCTGCTCGTGCACCGGGTCTTCGAGTCACACGCCCGGCGGCACCCCGACCGCACCGCCCTGACCTGTGACGGTGTGCGGCTGACGTACGCCGAGCTGAACGAGCGGGCCAACCGCTTCGCCCACCACCTCATCGGCCTCGGGGCGGGCCGCGGCTCGGTCGTCGGCGTCTGTCTCGACCGGACCCCCGACCTGCTGACCGCGGTCCTGGGCACGCTCAAGGCCGGCGCCGCCTACGTCCCCCTGGACCCGACCTATCCGGCCGAGCGGCTGCGCCTGATGGTCTCCCAGCTCGACGCCCTCGAGCTCGTCGTGGCCTCCGCCGAAACCACCGACCTGATCGGGGACGTCCCCGGCGAAGCCGTCCGGATCGACACACTCGCCGCCGACCTGGCAGGACAGCCCGCGACCGACCCGGCCGTCGACCTCGCCAACGACGATCTCTGCTACGTGGTCTTCACCTCCGGGTCCACCGGCACCCCCAAGGCCATCGCGGTCCGCCACGACGGCTGGTACAACCTGCTCGAGTGGCTGCGCGTCGCCTACGGCCTCGACGCCGGCTCCAGCGGACTGACGGTCAGCTCCTTCGGCTTCGACATCAGCCAACGCGGACTGATGTCCCCGCTCTTCTGCGGCGCGGCGATCCACCTGCTGCCGAGCAGGGCCTTCGACACGGGGATGGCGTACCGGCTGATCGCCGCACACGGTGTCCGGCAACTGCACTGCGCCCCCAGCACCCTCTACGTGCTCATCGACTACGAGCGGGCCGTGGGCGGCGACGCCCTCACCAAGGTCGGCCACGTGTTCATCGGCGGCGAGCCGCTCACCGTCGCCCGGGTGGAGGAGTGGGCCACCCGTCCCGGGAACGAGTGCGTCCTGCTGCACCAGTACGGGGTGGCCGAGTGCACGGACGTGGCGACCTCGCACGAGCTGGCCGACTACGCGCGCTACCGCGGCGCCGCGACCCCCGTCGGCGCGCCGGTCCACAACACGGAGATCCGGATCCTGGACGACGGGCTCAGCGAGGTCCCGGACGGAGAGACGGGGGAGATCTGCATCTCGGGACGGAGCGTCAGCGCCGGCTACCTCAACGCGTCCGCGGCGGACCACCGGAACTTCACCGAACTGGACACCCCCGACGGCCCCGTGCGCGTCTACCGCACCGGCGACCGCGGCTACGCGACCCCGGACGGCGAACTCGTCGTCGTCGGCCGTGAGGACGCCCAGGTCAAGATCCGCGGCATGAGGATGGACCTCGGCGACGTCGAGCACGCGATCCGCGGCCATGCACTCGTCGAGGACGCCGTGGTACTGGCCGTCCCGGACGCGGCCGGAGAACTGGGCCTGGTGGGCTTCGTCCTCCCGGCGGGCCCCCGACTCGACACCCGGGACCTGTACCGGGACCTGCTGGAGACCCTGCCCCGGAACATGGTGCCGCAGGAGTTCACGGTCCTGGACGCCTTTCCCCTGAGCCCGAACGGCAAGACCGACCGGCGCGCCATGACGGCCCTCGCCCGCGCCTGA
- a CDS encoding phosphopantetheine-binding protein: MIAEKIHAIWSRELDLEEFSDTDDFFSIGGHSLIMTKIQLAIVTELGIEVPMDQLFRKSTVKEISEHIETALSAA; this comes from the coding sequence TTGATCGCTGAGAAGATCCACGCCATCTGGAGCCGCGAGCTCGACCTCGAGGAGTTCTCCGACACCGACGACTTCTTCAGCATCGGCGGCCACTCGCTGATCATGACGAAGATCCAGCTCGCCATCGTCACCGAACTCGGCATCGAGGTTCCGATGGACCAGCTGTTCCGCAAGTCCACGGTCAAGGAGATATCCGAGCACATCGAGACGGCGCTCTCGGCCGCCTGA
- a CDS encoding cupin domain-containing protein: MMNEPVNLQKTLDSFSELWSPRIVAQFNDYDVRVAKFHGEYIWHSHRDTDELFLVVSGRLVIHLREAGAERSVTLEQGDTYVVPRGTEHKPVAEAESHILMVEPTGTLTVGDTHEEIPDHVDATTGHRLG, encoded by the coding sequence ATGATGAACGAGCCGGTGAATCTCCAGAAGACTCTCGATTCCTTCAGCGAGTTGTGGAGTCCCAGAATTGTCGCCCAGTTCAATGACTACGACGTCAGGGTCGCGAAATTCCATGGCGAATACATATGGCATTCCCACCGGGACACGGACGAGCTGTTCCTGGTGGTGTCCGGGCGCCTGGTGATCCACCTGCGCGAGGCCGGCGCGGAGCGCTCGGTCACCCTCGAACAGGGCGACACCTACGTGGTGCCGCGCGGTACGGAGCACAAGCCGGTGGCCGAGGCGGAGTCCCACATCCTGATGGTGGAACCCACCGGCACTCTGACGGTCGGGGACACCCACGAGGAGATCCCCGACCATGTGGATGCCACCACGGGTCACCGCCTCGGCTGA
- a CDS encoding aminotransferase class I/II-fold pyridoxal phosphate-dependent enzyme — protein sequence MTRLSGIRSIMEDIAAAGPDVGDGRWLNLSPGNPSHIPEVVSAWQRLTQEVLHERFVESSTQYGPSRGTSGLVEAVAEYFNLTYGWSIGPENIVVGPGSQMLSFVAAALFTGPGDDGRIRPLVLPRMPDYTGYQGLAMDPGGIVGIEPLVIEEGPHSFRYAVDTEALDRQSSMGMMLLSSPANPTGSSLDSAELKTLVETAERHDVPLVVDHAYGEPFPGVAQTRIAPVLHPHVINLFTFSKAGLPGERIAFAIGPAELIDPMVSFIANSSLHGPQLLQATAERALATRQMDVLTTRHIKPYYKAKRAMAEALLTEALPERLNWRLHSSDGGMFCWLNIDHEWFDDLELYELLKRKKMFVVPGRHFFVAPLDTPFLRTHGRRCVRLSLSPNEWAVAEGIDRLAEALTEMRAERGGA from the coding sequence ATGACCCGTCTGTCGGGCATCCGCAGCATCATGGAGGACATCGCCGCCGCAGGCCCGGACGTCGGTGACGGCCGCTGGCTGAACCTCAGCCCCGGGAACCCCTCGCACATCCCCGAGGTCGTGTCGGCCTGGCAACGGCTCACCCAGGAGGTCCTGCACGAGCGGTTCGTGGAGTCCAGCACCCAGTACGGTCCCTCGCGCGGCACCAGCGGTCTCGTCGAGGCCGTGGCCGAGTACTTCAACCTCACCTACGGCTGGTCGATCGGCCCGGAGAACATCGTCGTCGGCCCCGGCAGCCAGATGCTGTCGTTCGTCGCGGCGGCCCTCTTCACCGGCCCGGGCGACGACGGCCGGATCCGGCCCCTGGTCCTGCCGCGGATGCCGGACTACACCGGGTACCAGGGACTGGCCATGGACCCCGGCGGCATCGTCGGCATCGAACCGCTCGTCATCGAGGAAGGGCCCCACTCCTTCCGCTACGCGGTGGACACGGAGGCCCTCGACCGGCAGAGCAGCATGGGCATGATGCTGCTGTCCAGCCCCGCGAACCCGACCGGCAGCAGTCTCGACAGCGCCGAGCTCAAGACACTGGTCGAGACGGCCGAACGGCACGACGTACCCCTCGTCGTCGACCACGCCTACGGCGAGCCCTTCCCCGGCGTGGCGCAGACCCGGATCGCCCCGGTCCTGCACCCCCACGTGATCAACCTCTTCACGTTCTCCAAGGCCGGACTGCCGGGCGAACGGATCGCCTTCGCCATCGGCCCCGCCGAACTGATCGACCCCATGGTCTCCTTCATCGCCAACTCGTCCCTGCACGGCCCGCAGCTGCTCCAGGCCACCGCCGAACGGGCCCTGGCGACACGTCAGATGGACGTCCTGACGACCCGGCACATCAAGCCCTACTACAAGGCCAAGCGGGCGATGGCCGAGGCACTGCTCACCGAGGCGCTGCCCGAGCGGCTGAACTGGCGGTTGCACTCGAGCGACGGCGGCATGTTCTGCTGGCTGAACATCGACCACGAATGGTTCGACGACCTCGAACTGTACGAACTGCTCAAGCGGAAGAAGATGTTCGTCGTGCCCGGCCGTCACTTCTTCGTGGCGCCCCTGGACACGCCCTTCCTGCGTACTCACGGGCGGCGCTGCGTCCGGCTGAGTCTCAGTCCCAACGAGTGGGCCGTCGCGGAGGGCATCGACCGGCTGGCCGAGGCCCTCACCGAAATGCGCGCAGAGCGGGGCGGGGCATGA
- a CDS encoding AfsR/SARP family transcriptional regulator, with product MLGSLLASENRYTSVGRLVDAVWGTAPPSTAGKQIRNAVSDLRNILASSGAAITPVADGYRLDIGTARLDLLQFHEHLAAARAHLDGQRPAEAIAEFRAALALWTGPMLSGIESGVLRARAAGVNETRLSAVEECADLELAQGRHKSLTSELAHWVAEYPLRERLVAQYMLALHRSGSRARAFALYEQTRRRLADQLGLSPGPELVEVHRLMLREDAGTAAPARITVPADPGRPAAAPSPQRPAAPPAPAPAGTREPDSLPPDIAHFVGRADELGTLLGEADGAGTQRVLAIDGMPGVGKTALAVHLAHRMAARFPDGRHFVDLRGHGPGPLDHHTALRRLLLLAGVAEADLPRRPEELAALWRTRSAGLRLLLVLDNAACAEQIRPLLPAGDGCLTLVTSRRRLTMTTWSATRVLSLDTMPRADGYLLFCRVLGQRHPKPDPSSVDGILALCGDLPLAISAAAARLRRRPSWPLTHLVGRLADPRLRLAELQTEHGGVGASFDASYRHLNAGQQRLLRILATTDAEGCDVVDASVLAGLPPYAAERLMEELVDEHLLFQPEPGRYRMHTLVRTYCAGLSATARASGAAPRMASAPARRTATATAPAPDTSATRGPGTPTPAGPAAACPAGVPAAGCPAGPLAA from the coding sequence GTGCTCGGTTCTCTCCTGGCGTCGGAGAACCGGTACACCTCCGTCGGCCGGCTGGTCGACGCGGTATGGGGAACTGCTCCGCCCAGCACCGCGGGCAAACAGATACGCAACGCGGTGTCCGACTTGCGCAATATCCTTGCTTCCAGCGGTGCGGCCATCACTCCCGTCGCCGACGGATACCGCCTGGACATCGGCACCGCCCGGCTGGACCTTCTCCAGTTTCACGAACACCTTGCCGCCGCCCGCGCCCATCTGGACGGGCAGCGGCCGGCGGAGGCCATTGCCGAGTTCCGTGCCGCACTGGCGTTGTGGACCGGGCCCATGCTTTCCGGGATCGAAAGCGGTGTGCTCCGGGCCCGGGCGGCCGGCGTGAACGAGACACGGCTCTCCGCGGTCGAGGAATGCGCGGACCTCGAACTCGCACAAGGCCGTCACAAGAGCCTGACCAGCGAACTCGCCCACTGGGTCGCCGAGTACCCGCTGCGCGAGCGGCTGGTCGCCCAGTACATGCTCGCCCTGCACCGCTCCGGCTCACGGGCCCGCGCGTTCGCCCTCTACGAACAGACCCGACGACGGCTGGCCGACCAGCTCGGCCTGAGCCCCGGTCCCGAACTCGTCGAGGTCCACCGGTTGATGCTCCGGGAGGACGCCGGAACCGCCGCGCCTGCCCGGATCACCGTCCCCGCCGACCCCGGACGGCCCGCTGCCGCTCCCTCACCGCAGCGCCCGGCCGCTCCGCCGGCTCCCGCACCCGCAGGTACGCGTGAGCCGGACAGCCTTCCCCCGGACATCGCCCACTTCGTCGGCCGCGCAGACGAGTTGGGGACCCTGCTCGGCGAGGCGGACGGTGCCGGCACACAACGGGTCCTCGCCATCGACGGTATGCCCGGCGTGGGCAAGACCGCCCTCGCCGTTCATCTGGCCCACCGCATGGCCGCCCGCTTTCCGGACGGACGCCACTTCGTCGATCTGCGCGGGCACGGCCCCGGGCCGCTCGACCACCACACCGCGCTGCGCCGGCTGCTGCTGCTCGCCGGCGTCGCCGAGGCCGACCTGCCCCGCCGGCCGGAGGAACTCGCCGCGCTGTGGCGCACGCGCTCGGCCGGCCTCCGCCTCCTGCTCGTGCTGGACAACGCCGCATGCGCGGAGCAGATCCGCCCTCTGTTACCCGCCGGCGACGGCTGCCTCACCCTGGTCACCAGCCGTCGCCGGCTCACCATGACCACCTGGTCCGCGACGCGCGTGCTGTCCCTGGACACCATGCCCCGCGCGGACGGATACCTGCTCTTCTGCCGGGTGCTGGGCCAACGGCACCCCAAGCCGGACCCCAGCTCCGTCGACGGCATCCTGGCGCTGTGCGGTGATCTGCCGCTCGCCATCTCCGCGGCCGCTGCCCGGCTGCGGCGCCGACCGTCCTGGCCCCTGACGCACCTGGTGGGACGTCTCGCGGACCCGAGGCTGAGACTGGCCGAACTCCAGACCGAACATGGCGGCGTCGGCGCCTCCTTCGACGCCTCGTACCGGCATCTGAACGCCGGCCAGCAGAGGTTGCTGCGGATACTCGCCACGACCGACGCCGAAGGGTGCGACGTCGTGGACGCATCGGTCCTGGCCGGTCTGCCGCCGTACGCCGCCGAGCGCCTGATGGAAGAACTGGTGGACGAGCACCTGCTGTTCCAGCCGGAGCCGGGTCGCTATCGCATGCACACACTGGTGAGGACCTACTGCGCCGGGCTGAGTGCAACCGCCCGTGCGTCCGGCGCGGCACCCCGAATGGCGTCCGCCCCTGCCCGCCGGACCGCGACCGCGACGGCCCCGGCACCCGACACCTCCGCGACGCGCGGGCCCGGCACGCCCACTCCCGCCGGGCCGGCTGCAGCGTGCCCCGCCGGAGTACCGGCCGCCGGATGCCCCGCCGGGCCGCTGGCCGCCTGA
- a CDS encoding cation:proton antiporter has product MTGNTVADFFLAVSLALGAARLFGALARRLGQPAVVGEICAGLLASPMVITAAGAEAVLPTEVKPLLGALANIGLATFMFIIGYEIDGGFLRDRRGATLGVAAGSVLVPLVAGFALALPLAATYAPGNHTAFVLFVGVAMSVTAFPVLARILADRGLSRHPVGSLTLAAAAVGDLLAWICLAGVVAYAGAAGQWRMALVPVYLVLMVTVVRPLLSTAVRRARDRDLPAERLVPLLVVGVTLSCAATEWLGIHFIFGAFAFGAVMPRNALGALRSTVIGQMEQIGHVLLPLYFVVAGTKVDLSAFTVAGVLTLLAVIGVAVLSKAGGAYAGARLAGLPHSAALPTAVLMNTRGLTEVVIVAVALEMGLIDQSFYSMMVVMAVVTTAMTGPLLRLFGAMPSGATVRETGGELPVNPSVILAESSPKAG; this is encoded by the coding sequence ATGACCGGTAACACCGTGGCCGACTTCTTTCTGGCCGTGTCCCTCGCCCTCGGCGCAGCCCGCCTCTTCGGCGCGCTCGCCCGCCGCCTCGGCCAGCCCGCCGTCGTCGGGGAGATCTGCGCGGGTCTGCTCGCCAGCCCCATGGTCATCACGGCGGCAGGTGCCGAAGCGGTGCTGCCGACCGAGGTGAAGCCGCTTCTCGGTGCCCTCGCCAACATCGGGCTGGCCACCTTCATGTTCATCATCGGCTACGAGATCGACGGCGGTTTCCTCCGCGACCGCCGGGGCGCCACCCTGGGAGTGGCAGCCGGATCCGTCCTCGTGCCGCTGGTCGCCGGCTTCGCCCTGGCCCTCCCCCTCGCCGCCACCTACGCCCCCGGCAACCACACCGCGTTCGTCCTCTTCGTCGGCGTGGCCATGTCGGTGACCGCCTTCCCGGTGCTCGCCCGCATCCTCGCCGACCGAGGTCTCAGCAGGCACCCGGTCGGCAGTCTCACCCTGGCCGCGGCGGCGGTCGGCGACCTGCTCGCCTGGATATGCCTCGCCGGCGTCGTCGCCTACGCGGGAGCGGCGGGCCAGTGGCGGATGGCCCTGGTGCCGGTCTACCTGGTGCTCATGGTGACCGTCGTACGACCCCTTCTCAGCACTGCCGTACGCCGCGCCAGGGACCGCGATCTGCCCGCAGAGCGGCTGGTACCCCTGCTCGTCGTCGGCGTGACGCTCTCCTGCGCCGCCACCGAGTGGCTCGGGATCCACTTCATCTTCGGGGCCTTCGCCTTCGGGGCGGTCATGCCGCGCAACGCCCTCGGTGCCCTGCGGTCGACGGTCATCGGACAGATGGAGCAGATCGGCCACGTTCTGCTGCCGCTGTACTTCGTGGTGGCCGGCACCAAGGTGGACCTGTCGGCCTTCACCGTCGCCGGAGTGCTCACCCTGCTCGCCGTCATCGGCGTGGCCGTTCTCTCCAAGGCCGGCGGGGCCTACGCCGGAGCCCGGCTGGCCGGGCTGCCCCACTCCGCGGCCCTGCCCACCGCCGTCCTGATGAACACCCGCGGCCTGACCGAGGTCGTCATCGTGGCCGTGGCGCTGGAGATGGGCCTGATCGACCAGAGTTTCTATTCGATGATGGTGGTGATGGCGGTCGTCACCACCGCCATGACCGGACCATTGCTGAGGCTTTTCGGTGCAATGCCGAGCGGGGCGACGGTTCGGGAGACCGGTGGTGAACTCCCCGTGAACCCTTCGGTGATTCTGGCGGAATCCTCCCCCAAAGCCGGCTGA